A genomic window from Glycine soja cultivar W05 chromosome 10, ASM419377v2, whole genome shotgun sequence includes:
- the LOC114372625 gene encoding nodulin-22-like: protein MEKMRVILMTLFLYIGTLVAEDADIGKAINNARDADIGKAINPTEDADIGLLSEPEAYESPVFKKYVTQCTPHVATTCSITSRTDLKIESEAILGLCLFDSMERCLVQHEIANVNYRLFRPPSPPPGRGPPIEPIDPIPPWIPSPPIVPRTKLDNHQHLQYYQTLLTETTKFRTVLRRCTHVSAELSHCS, encoded by the exons ATGGAGAAAATGAGAGTGATACTAATGACTCTATTCCTATACATAGGTACGTTAGTTGCAGAAGATGCTGATATTGGCAAAGCTATTAATAATGCAAGAGATGCTGATATTGGTAAGGCCATTAATCCAACAGAAGACGCTGATATTGGTCTTCTTAGCGAACCTGAGGCCTATGAGTCTCCCGTATTCAAAAAATACGTGACACAGTGCACTCCGCATGTTGCTACAACATGCAGTATTACAAGTAGGACGGACTTAAAG ATTGAAAGTGAAGCAATATTGGGTCTTTGTCTTTTTGATTCTATGGAGAGATGCTTGGTACAGCATGAAATAGCCAACGTTAATTATCGATTATTCAGGCCACCAAGCCCACCACCAGGACGAGGACCACCAATTGAACCAATAGATCCAATTCCCCCATGGATTCCATCACCACCCATAGTTCCTAGGACCAAACTAGATAACCATCAACATCTCCAATATTATCAGACACTTCTCACTGAGACTACAAAATTCCGAACCGTCTTGAGAAGATGTACTCATGTTAGTGCAGAGTTGTCTCACTGCTCCTAA